In Monodelphis domestica isolate mMonDom1 chromosome 4, mMonDom1.pri, whole genome shotgun sequence, one DNA window encodes the following:
- the LOC130458978 gene encoding LOW QUALITY PROTEIN: uncharacterized protein LOC130458978 (The sequence of the model RefSeq protein was modified relative to this genomic sequence to represent the inferred CDS: substituted 1 base at 1 genomic stop codon), translated as MWSSPPLLARPGRRSTQKEHVGSSNLSSPAPSQPSGEEQGGVGPELAEDWVKKLKLIKVMIYDQSNAISIVQNNDVCSVPLAPKRTLTYGGSSQGCPGTTDGEQETYAEQVRVLSQCPEFESQLDTAINGVLDTGRGALPSPTHTPQNPAGMGNSQSQPIDLVLHHFGDFKNRAASIGLEVKKGKLQTFVNAEWPTFGVGWPIGGTWDKAIISAVRARILLPGKEGHPDQMPYILTWQSLAQDPPPWLQPYTDLVQALALTLDQRAAATSGGKQPDPSAPPVLPAPEEPLLDLPLPPPYNPPAPFLPHPPGEAQALPLGPTSPPPAHRTRGRTPPQEGAAQPSSTVALPVRAVGPMVPGGPLMHQYWPFTSSDLYNWKHQNPPFSEHPQKLIDLLESVFLTHSPTWDDCQQLLRTLFTGEERDRILVEGRKLILGDDGRPTTDNARLEAAFPSNRPDWDFSTEQGRERLQSYRQNLLAGLRAAARKPTNLTKIGAVRQGPEETPAAFLERLQNAFRIYSPMDPAAPSNQTAILLAFVNQSAPDIRKKLQRVDAFTAQSLEELLKVAEKVYNSRESPEERAERLRQEDLLRQDQKLSEQHSREDRAHRQMLRAQQDATRILAAVLQPPPTRANTTSGKSCYFCGRPGHWQRECPQKASGTRGRQRKPPPTNNRSVPEPWVTARIEGTAVPLLVDTGAEHSVLKQVFGDVTSKYSVVQGVAGSRPYPWTTERTVDLGSHTVSHSFLVVPDSPAPLLGRDLLHKLGACIRFHQDSVSITDAEGTPLTILTMALQDEHRLFSAPTSKDIPPHIRPWVEAYPGVWAEVSGVGLAIHHAPVVIPLKAGSAPVRVKQXPMPLAARQGIQPHIERLMKTGILIPCKSLWNTPLLPVRKPGSGDYRPVQDLREVNKRVEDIHPTVPNPYTLLSNLHPSLAWYTTLDLKDAFFTLPLAPVSQPIFAFEWRSPTSQVVSQLTWTRLPQGLKLSPTLFSDALARDLEEFRSSHPDVTLLQYVDDLLIASPSEEQCKEATRALLQCLQDAGYRVSAKKAHIARTEVTFLGYRLKGGFRWLTPAMTQSILAIPTPSSPRKVREFLGTVGYCCLWVPDFATIANPLYQAARESREWTWTPEMDSAFRRLRTAMLKAPALALPDPEKTFLLFVDERQGVAKGVLTQRLGPWDRPVAYLSKKMDPVASGWPACLRIIAAVALLVKDADKLTHGQALTVATTHAIETVLRQPPVRWLSHSRLTHYQSLLLNEPQITFKVTTALNPATLLPSGEQLSLHSCQEILVEAISARPDLKDTPLPNPELVYFTDGSSFITPSGARVAGAAVVNDEGIVVWAAKLPEGTSAQRAELLALEAALRAARGKRVNIYTDSRYAFATLHVHAPIYRERGYVTSTGKPIAHLRNIQELLGAVWEPRQVSVIHIPGHQKGDSHPALGNRWADEAARKAAIQAPMPSVLTLTSSLDDLPVLTPPSEPAPYSEEDRIWVGKQEGAAPRDHETYSRDREGNLLLPHSAGCLLATHLHCLTHLGHRNLRELLRKGRIRFRGMDSFLEELARNCTTCQLVQPGKPTPAPGTRLRGTRPCEHWELDFTEVKPGKFGYRYLLVMIDTFTGWPEAFPTKTETAQVVAKHFLEDIIPRYGLPASLGSDNGPAFVS; from the exons GTGAAAAAACTCAAACTCATAAAAGTAATGATCTATGACCAAAGTAATGCAATTAGTATAGTACAGAACAATGA CGTCTGTTCCGTTCCTTTGGCCCCTAAACGGACCCTAACATATGGGGGCTCGTCCCAAGGGTGTCCAGGAACCACAGACGGAGAGCAAGAGACCTACGCCGAGCAG GTTCGAGTCCTTTCGCAGTGTCCTGAGTTCGAGTCTCAGCTCGACACTGCGATAAACGGGGTGTTGGACACGGGAAGAGGCGCCCTTCCCTCCCCAACGCATACCCCACAAAATCCTGCAG GAATGGGTAATTCTCAAAGCCAGCCTATCGACCTGGTCCTCCACCATTTCGGGGATTTTAAAAATAGGGCAGCAAGCATAGGCTTAGAAGTGAAGAAAGGGAAACTCCAAACCTTTGTTAATGCGGAGTGGCCCACATTTGGAGTAGGCTGGCCCATTGGGGGTACATGGGATAAGGCCATAATCTCAGCTGTGAGGGCAAGAATCCTCCTCCCCGGAAAGGAGGGGCACCCTGACCAAATGCCGTACATCCTCACATGGCAATCCCTAGCCCAAGATCCCCCGCCTTGGCTCCAGCCCTACACGGACCTGGTTCAGGCCTTGGCACTCACCCTAGACCAACGAGCCGCCGCCACCTCTGGAGGCAAACAGCCGGACCCCTCGGCACCCCCTGTCCTCCCAGCCCCTGAAGAACCTCTGTTGGATCTTCCCCTACCACCTCCCTATAATCCACCGGCCCCCTTTTTACCCCATCCCCCAGGGGAAGCCCAAGCACTACCCCTGGGACCAACCTCTCCTCCCCCAGCCCACCGGACAAGGGGGCGCACCCCCCCGCAGGAGGGAGCCGCCCAACCATCCTCCACGGTGGCCCTCCCTGTCCGGGCGGTGGGGCCCATGGTCCCGGGAGGACCATTAATGCACCAATACTGGCCCTTCACCTCCTCTGACTTATATAATTGGAAACATCAGAACCCCCCTTTCTCGGAACACCCTCAGAAACTTATAGACCTCTTGGAGTCTGTCTTCTTAACCCACAGCCCCACCTGGGATGACTGTCAGCAGCTCCTTCGCACCCTTTTTACCGGCGAGGAGCGCGACAGAATCCTAGTAGAGGGGCGTAAGCTGATTTTGGGAGACGACGGCCGCCCCACCACTGACAACGCGCGGCTTGAGGCCGCCTTCCCCTCTAACCGGCCTGACTGGGACTTCTCCACGGAACAAGGTAGGGAGCGTCTTCAGTCCTATCGCCAGAATCTCCTAGCGGGCCTCCGTGCAGCAGCACGAAAGCCTACTAATCTGACCAAAATTGGGGCAGTTAGACAAGGGCCAGAGGAGACCCCGGCAGCCTTTCTAGAACGCTTGCAGAACGCCTTCCGGATCTACTCCCCCATGGATCCCGCCGCCCCCAGCAATCAAACCGCCATTTTGCTAGCCTTCGTTAACCAGTCTGCTCCAGACATCCGGAAAAAGCTGCAAAGGGTGGATGCCTTCACAGCACAATCCCTGGAGGAGCTCTTAAAGGTGGCAGAAAAGGTCTATAACTCTAGGGAATCCCCCGAAGAGAGGGCAGAACGGCTCAGGCAGGAAGATTTGCTTAGGCAAGACCAGAAACTCTCTGAGCAACACTCCAGAGAAGACCGAGCACATAGACAAATGCTTAGGGCCCAACAAGATGCCACCCGCATATTGGCAGCAGTCCTTCAGCCCCCACCAACCCGGGCAAACACCACCTCAGGGAAATCTTGCTATTTCTGTGGGAGGCCAGGTCACTGGCAACGTGAGTGCCCTCAGAAAGCCTCCGGCACCAGGGGACGGCAGAGAAAGCCCCCACCTACGAACAACCGATCTG TCCCCGAGCCCTGGGTAACTGCTCGTATTGAGGGGACTGCCGTCCCCCTCCTAGTAGACACGGGGGCAGAACACTCAGTTCTCAAACAGGTCTTTGGGGATGTAACCTCCAAGTACTCCGTGGTTCAAGGGGTAGCCGGCTCTCGCCCCTACCCCTGGACCACGGAACGAACAGTGGACCTTGGTTCCCACACCGTCTCCCATTCCTTTCTGGTCGTCCCTGATAGCCCCGCACCCCTTCTAGGCCGGGACCTCCTACACAAACTCGGCGCCTGTATACGCTTCCACCAGGACTCAGTATCAATCACAGATGCCGAAGGGACTCCCCTCACTATCCTTACAATGGCCCTCCAAGATGAGCACCGCCTTTTCTCTGCCCCTACCTCGAAAGACATTCCTCCACACATCAGACCCTGGGTAGAGGCCTACCCAGGAGTGTGGGCAGAGGTTTCCGGTGTGGGGCTAGCAATCCACCACGCCCCGGTAGTAATCCCCTTGAAGGCCGGATCTGCACCAGTACGGGTTAAGCAGTAACCCATGCCGCTAGCAGCACGACAGGGCATCCAACCACATATTGAAAGACTTATGAAAACCGGGATACTTATTCCCTGCAAGTCCCTATGGAATACCCCTCTCCTGCCAGTCAGGAAACCTGGATCCGGGGACTATCGCCCAGTCCAGGACCTTCGAGAGGTCAACAAACGAGTGGAAGACATCCACCCGACTGTCCCCAACCCCTACACCCTACTCAGCAACCTACACCCCTCACTCGCCTGGTATACCACTCTGGACTTGAAGGATGCCTTTTTCACACTGCCCCTGGCCCCTGTAAGCCAACCCATTTTTGCCTTTGAGTGGCGCTCGCCAACCTCCCAGGTCGTCTCACAGCTGACCTGGACCAGGCTCCCCCAGGGACTGAAACTCAGCCCAACACTCTTCAGCGACGCACTAGCGCGCGATCTGGAAGAATTCCGCTCCAGCCATCCGGACGTGACCCTCCTGCAGTACGTGGATGATCTCCTCATTGCATCACCATCCGAAGAGCAATGTAAAGAAGCCACCCGTGCGCTCTTGCAGTGCCTCCAGGATGCCGGATACCGGGTCAGTGCCAAGAAAGCCCACATAGCGCGGACTGAGGTAACGTTTCTGGGGTACCGCCTCAAGGGGGGCTTCCGGTGGCTCACACCAGCAATGACCCAATCTATTCTGGCaatccccaccccctcctctccAAGGAAAGTCCGGGAATTCCTCGGCACGGTAGGATATTGCTGCCTATGGGTTCCCGACTTTGCCACCATAGCGAACCCCCTCTACCAGGCTGCTAGGGAATCCAGAGAATGGACCTGGACACCAGAAATGGACTCCGCCTTTCGGAGGCTCCGAACGGCCATGCTGAAGGCACCAGCCTTAGCCTTACCCGACCCTGAGAAGACCTTCCTCCTCTTTGTGGATGAAAGGCAAGGGGTGGCCAAGGGAGTCCTCACCCAGAGGCTAGGACCATGGGACAGGCCGGTCGCTTACTTGTCCAAAAAGATGGACCCGGTTGCGTCAGGGTGGCCAGCGTGCCTCCGCATAATTGCGGCAGTTGCCTTACTGGTCAAAGACGCAGACAAGCTGACCCACGGCCAGGCACTGACGGTAGCCACGACCCACGCCATAGAAACGGTCCTACGACAGCCTCCGGTCAGATGGCTCTCCCATTCCAGACTCACCCATTACCAGTCCCTGCTTCTCAATGAACCCCAAATCACCTTCAAGGTTACAACAGCCTTAAACCCAGCCACCCTGCTACCCTCGGGGGAGCAACTAAGCCTCCACTCCTGTCAGGAGATACTGGTGGAGGCAATCTCGGCCAGGCCAGACCTCAAGGATACACCATTACCCAACCCAGAACTTGTTTATTTTACTGATGGGAGCAGCTTCATCACTCCCTCCGGGGCCAGGGTAGCAGGGGCAGCAGTAGTCAATGATGAAGGAATCGTTGTTTGGGCGGCCAAGCTCCCGGAAGGGACGTCAGCTCAGCGAGCCGAACTTCTCGCCTTAGAAGCAGCCCTACGAGCGGCAAGAGGGAAACGTGTAAACATTTACACAGACAGCCGCTATGCATTTGCCACCTTGCACGTTCATGCCCCCATTTACCGCGAGAGGGGATACGTAACATCCACCGGGAAACCGATAGCACACCTACGTAACATCCAGGAACTGTTAGGGGCTGTGTGGGAACCCCGCCAGGTCTCCGTTATACACATACCAGGCCATCAGAAGGGGGACTCCCACCCGGCGCTGGGAAATAGATGGGCGGATGAAGCCGCCAGGAAGGCAGCAATCCAAGCCCCAATGCCCTCAGTCCTCACCCTAACCTCATCCCTTGATGACCTCCCGGTCCTGACCCCTCCCTCAGAACCGGCCCCGTACTCAGAGGAAGACCGGATATGGGTAGGGAAACAAGAGGGAGCAGCTCCAAGGGACCACGAGACATACTCCCGAGACAGGGAGGGCAACCTCCTCCTGCCCCACTCGGCAGGCTGCCTGTTGGCTACCCACCTCCACTGCCTCACCCACTTAGGACACCGCAACCTCCGGGAGCTTCTGCGCAAGGGGCGGATAAGGTTCCGCGGAATGGACTCCTTCCTTGAGGAACTTGCCCGCAATTGTACCACCTGCCAGCTTGTACAGCCTGGGAAACCGACCCCGGCCCCAGGAACCCGCCTGCGAGGAACGCGACCCTGCGAGCACTGGGAGCTCGACTTTACAGAGGTAAAACCAGGAAAATTTGGGTACCGGTACCTCCTCGTCATGATCGACACCTTCACAGGGTGGCCGGAAGCCTTCCCTACAAAAACTGAAACCGCCCAGGTAGTGGCCAAACACTTCTTAGAAGACATCATCCCCAGGTATGGGTTACCCGCTTCCCTAGGATCGGACAACGGTCCGGCCTTTGTTAGCTGA